From the Mangifera indica cultivar Alphonso chromosome 10, CATAS_Mindica_2.1, whole genome shotgun sequence genome, one window contains:
- the LOC123227312 gene encoding anaphase-promoting complex subunit 13 has protein sequence MAEISQGILIDIVDEDWMRDTLPDDELELPPVVDRPDDAEDSNQETQQKNEETWHDLAVMSQ, from the exons ATGGCAGAAATAAGTCAGGGTATACTTATTGATATTGTGGACGAGGATTGGATGAGAGACACTCTTCCTGATGATG AGCTGGAATTACCACCAGTGGTTGATCGGCCTGATGATGCTGAAGACTCAA aCCAGGAGACTCAGCAAAAGAATGAAGAGACATGGCATGATCTTGCTGTGATGTCTCAGTGA